A genome region from Maridesulfovibrio salexigens DSM 2638 includes the following:
- a CDS encoding molybdate ABC transporter permease subunit has protein sequence MDIGAILSDSATLSPLALSAKVMGVAGVLQLIAGVPLAFWLSRSKGVLHNFIDTAVTLPLVFPPVATGFVLLFLLGRRGPAAELFGDSIIFGFPGLVVAAFIAGLPLLVKPVQAALKSAEAAKLHEVAAVLGKSETEIFLKVLLPCTKRAIAAGTLLALARSLGEVGMSLMLGGNVIGRTNTLSLEIYNAVFNGEFERAAVLSSIIGIASITIFSALKKFSDAE, from the coding sequence ATGGACATTGGGGCTATCCTCTCCGACAGCGCAACACTCAGCCCGCTGGCCCTCTCTGCCAAGGTCATGGGGGTAGCGGGTGTGTTGCAGCTGATTGCAGGAGTTCCGCTGGCATTCTGGCTTTCGCGGAGTAAAGGGGTGCTGCATAATTTCATAGACACTGCCGTGACCCTGCCGCTGGTATTTCCTCCAGTGGCAACGGGATTCGTGCTCCTCTTCCTGCTCGGCAGACGCGGCCCTGCTGCCGAACTTTTCGGGGACAGCATTATCTTCGGCTTTCCCGGTCTGGTGGTGGCGGCTTTTATTGCCGGATTGCCGCTCTTGGTCAAACCGGTGCAAGCAGCATTGAAATCAGCCGAAGCAGCAAAATTGCACGAGGTTGCAGCAGTCTTAGGAAAATCCGAAACAGAGATATTCCTGAAAGTTCTGCTCCCCTGCACTAAAAGAGCTATCGCTGCCGGCACCCTGCTGGCCTTGGCCCGTTCACTTGGTGAAGTAGGCATGAGCCTCATGCTTGGCGGCAACGTGATAGGCCGCACCAACACACTTTCACTTGAAATATACAACGCGGTCTTCAACGGTGAATTTGAACGGGCAGCAGTCCTCTCGTCCATCATCGGCATCGCTTCCATAACCATTTTCAGCGCGCTGAAAAAATTTTCTGACGCGGAATAA
- the modB gene encoding molybdate ABC transporter permease subunit: MDFYPLYISAKLAVATTMFIPIVAAPIAYILAFVDFKGKSLIDAVVSLPMVLPPTVLGFGLLIVMGPQGPLGGFWKDLTGERMVFSFSGILLASLVYNLPFAVQPMRAAFEKLDIRLLENAAVLGLSSTATFFRVVLPNSLPGLAASAMLVFAHSLGEFGVILMVGGSIPGSTKVASIAIYEAVEAMRYDDAMYMSLAIIPVSFLALLAINRLNKVSRSRS; this comes from the coding sequence ATGGATTTCTACCCGCTTTATATCTCTGCCAAGCTGGCTGTGGCTACGACCATGTTCATCCCGATTGTTGCCGCGCCTATTGCTTACATCCTTGCTTTCGTTGATTTCAAAGGCAAAAGCTTGATTGATGCTGTTGTTTCTCTCCCCATGGTGCTTCCTCCCACGGTCCTCGGCTTCGGACTGCTCATAGTCATGGGACCGCAGGGACCGCTGGGAGGATTCTGGAAGGACCTTACCGGAGAGCGCATGGTCTTCAGCTTTTCCGGCATATTGCTGGCCTCACTGGTGTATAACCTTCCTTTTGCGGTGCAACCCATGCGTGCGGCTTTTGAAAAACTGGATATACGGCTGCTGGAGAACGCTGCGGTACTGGGGCTTTCCTCAACAGCAACCTTTTTCCGGGTAGTGCTGCCCAACAGCCTGCCCGGACTGGCGGCTTCTGCCATGCTGGTGTTTGCCCACAGCCTTGGTGAATTCGGAGTTATCCTCATGGTCGGCGGGTCCATTCCCGGCTCAACTAAAGTCGCTTCCATCGCCATTTACGAAGCAGTTGAAGCCATGCGTTATGACGATGCCATGTACATGTCGCTGGCAATCATCCCGGTCAGTTTTCTGGCCCTGTTAGCCATAAATCGACTCAATAAAGTCAGCCGGAGCAGATCATGA
- the tpx gene encoding thiol peroxidase, with the protein MNERTGIITFQGNPLTLLGTEIKVGDKAPGFNVTDNGLAPKALSDFAGKVLIISAVPSLDTPVCDMETRRFNNEAASLGEDIKILTLSMDLPFAQARWCGAAGVEAVQTLSDYKESSFGEAYGVLIKELRLLSRAVFVVDKSGEVQYVQYVNEITEEPDYDAALAAAKKLV; encoded by the coding sequence ATGAATGAAAGAACAGGAATAATCACTTTTCAGGGCAATCCCCTGACTCTTCTTGGAACTGAAATTAAAGTGGGCGACAAAGCTCCCGGATTCAACGTTACTGACAATGGACTTGCTCCCAAAGCTCTGTCTGATTTTGCAGGAAAAGTTTTGATCATCAGTGCAGTACCTTCTCTTGATACTCCGGTCTGCGATATGGAGACCCGTAGGTTCAACAACGAGGCTGCATCTCTTGGCGAAGACATCAAGATCCTGACTCTGTCCATGGACCTGCCATTTGCTCAGGCCCGTTGGTGCGGTGCTGCCGGAGTCGAAGCAGTGCAGACCCTCTCCGATTATAAAGAGTCTTCTTTTGGAGAAGCTTACGGCGTGTTGATCAAAGAACTGCGCCTTCTCAGCCGTGCAGTTTTCGTAGTCGATAAGTCCGGTGAAGTTCAGTACGTACAGTATGTAAATGAAATTACCGAGGAACCGGACTATGATGCCGCCCTCGCTGCCGCTAAGAAACTGGTTTAG
- a CDS encoding metal-dependent hydrolase, with protein sequence MNTIAHALFPINAVALLETHDSIRHEVRNFYCANAEWLPSWLHHGVAALFLTILGALLPDIIDRTFSGHKRATHLQHRIDAGEWLSEDEFNEMLAAKRSWWQIHRTISHWWPIPIVLYFIGLQPVAIGWASHLLLDAMTPMGIPKLKPFPSDETGYMRVPFLSSQKWIEVLLTLVLMVGTVAWFVV encoded by the coding sequence ATGAATACCATAGCCCACGCACTGTTTCCGATAAATGCTGTTGCCTTACTGGAAACACACGATTCAATCAGACACGAGGTTAGAAATTTTTATTGCGCTAACGCAGAATGGCTCCCATCTTGGTTGCATCATGGAGTCGCTGCACTCTTCTTGACAATTCTTGGTGCATTGCTTCCAGATATTATCGACAGAACATTCTCAGGTCATAAACGTGCTACACATCTTCAGCACAGAATTGACGCCGGAGAATGGCTATCAGAAGATGAATTCAATGAAATGCTAGCGGCTAAAAGATCATGGTGGCAAATACATAGGACCATAAGCCACTGGTGGCCTATTCCGATTGTACTATATTTCATAGGACTCCAGCCCGTAGCCATAGGATGGGCTAGTCACCTTCTTTTGGATGCCATGACCCCAATGGGAATCCCTAAGTTGAAACCTTTTCCCTCAGATGAAACAGGCTATATGCGGGTTCCTTTTTTAAGCAGTCAAAAATGGATTGAAGTATTGTTAACGCTGGTGCTGATGGTTGGTACTGTTGCTTGGTTTGTGGTTTGA
- a CDS encoding type IV secretion system protein, translating to MQLSPLASKILLDLLKNLQIYLTKMMALIQPDIRTTFISLTAAYILYVCWQGFMGKCSKDKLSELGISVFVLIFISTSVINSNFYLNSIVFGYSRFLINTTSWFASTGQIDNFLEIFKHLDSGFALISTSLLDQIPDGNFVTNAGEYFRAWVAMIAFSLSFGMLYVGFILMIILPLFAVHILFVLGIFCLFLGAFKETRHVFWACIKAIANYSLIMIFSAIVMSVAFTGLENSLTLYATTLVAKGIFNSEFATVIVWSLVCFGVLLKVPDLAAAMSGGTAGSTSGIVGVMALTGGLAIAGAQAAGSRVPSVVSGVAGGIQSGAGKALAMGSKWARKAGE from the coding sequence ATGCAGTTATCACCTCTCGCTAGTAAGATACTTTTAGATTTATTGAAAAATTTGCAAATCTACCTCACCAAAATGATGGCTTTAATACAGCCTGACATCAGAACCACATTCATATCATTAACCGCAGCATACATTTTGTATGTGTGTTGGCAAGGATTCATGGGTAAATGCTCCAAAGATAAGCTCTCCGAATTAGGTATTTCAGTCTTCGTACTGATTTTTATTAGTACATCGGTTATCAACTCAAATTTCTATTTAAATTCAATAGTTTTTGGCTACTCTAGGTTTTTAATTAATACTACGAGTTGGTTTGCTTCAACTGGTCAAATTGATAATTTTTTAGAGATTTTTAAGCACCTTGATAGTGGATTCGCTTTAATTTCTACAAGTCTTTTAGACCAAATTCCTGATGGGAATTTCGTAACAAATGCGGGGGAATACTTTAGAGCGTGGGTTGCAATGATTGCATTTAGTCTTTCGTTTGGGATGCTATACGTCGGCTTTATTCTGATGATTATCTTGCCTCTATTTGCAGTGCATATCCTATTTGTTCTGGGCATCTTTTGTTTATTTCTAGGAGCCTTTAAAGAAACAAGACATGTTTTTTGGGCTTGTATTAAAGCTATTGCCAACTATTCATTGATTATGATTTTTTCGGCTATCGTTATGAGTGTTGCTTTCACTGGTTTGGAGAACTCTTTAACTCTCTATGCAACGACTCTTGTAGCAAAAGGAATTTTCAATTCTGAATTTGCTACTGTTATAGTCTGGTCCTTAGTCTGTTTTGGAGTACTTTTAAAGGTTCCAGACTTAGCGGCTGCTATGTCTGGAGGAACGGCAGGCTCTACATCTGGAATAGTCGGTGTCATGGCATTAACAGGAGGTTTAGCTATTGCAGGAGCACAAGCGGCGGGTAGTCGTGTCCCCTCGGTTGTGTCAGGCGTAGCAGGTGGCATTCAGTCTGGTGCAGGCAAGGCTCTTGCTATGGGGAGCAAATGGGCCAGAAAAGCAGGGGAATAA
- a CDS encoding ankyrin repeat domain-containing protein codes for MKDTELTISKYGQARSIIVICSLFSIFWFFDINFSGKIPVFELEISNTDQLPFILFALHGYSLYWFIIESIRLKNISKTSTITRFDSKIILLLGFISFTLITKKIFFSELSIPNINYLQTSILIGTGIFLGHFVSSMIFTLFFIRPKQYANQRSLPRIPIATRSTIKATTFIAIVAYCLYYFKIFSFEEISSLWKWFILIPFGIVTLPMAIALPFKMFSIKNKKIVWSEAKKRLQTAFDIHDRTYIINGWWKPFFASSNSESRLFVAAGKGELEQLTKFLDEGDSVDKPNTGGWTALMLATAEEKAKCVIKLLEMGANPNLINLYGLSPLMLAVGKGNELLVDTLLIYEADPNLCGQNQQPALSGATVRGHTEIVEMLLESGANPNQKDPEGKTALFYGAQEGHKNIITILIKNGADVSIEDNRGNTALIYAEKNKQGETAAILRHASLKRKNSPHLTEELS; via the coding sequence ATGAAGGACACTGAGCTAACTATCTCAAAATACGGACAAGCCCGTAGCATTATCGTCATATGTTCTTTATTTTCAATTTTTTGGTTCTTTGATATCAATTTCAGCGGTAAAATCCCTGTTTTTGAACTCGAAATATCCAACACTGACCAACTTCCATTCATTCTTTTTGCTCTGCATGGATATAGCTTATATTGGTTCATCATTGAATCAATTAGGCTTAAAAACATTTCCAAAACAAGCACTATAACAAGATTTGACAGCAAAATAATACTTCTTTTAGGATTTATTTCATTTACTCTAATAACTAAAAAAATATTCTTTTCAGAACTATCCATACCAAACATCAATTACCTACAGACATCCATATTAATTGGAACAGGCATATTCTTAGGACACTTTGTGTCAAGCATGATTTTTACTTTATTTTTCATACGACCAAAACAATATGCCAATCAACGAAGTTTGCCTAGAATACCTATAGCTACACGCAGCACAATCAAAGCAACTACATTCATAGCCATAGTTGCATATTGTTTATATTACTTTAAAATATTTTCATTTGAAGAAATAAGCTCTTTATGGAAGTGGTTTATATTAATACCATTTGGCATAGTAACATTACCAATGGCAATAGCTCTTCCTTTCAAGATGTTTTCAATCAAAAACAAAAAAATTGTTTGGAGTGAAGCTAAAAAAAGACTTCAAACAGCATTCGATATACACGATCGCACCTATATCATTAATGGATGGTGGAAGCCTTTTTTTGCTTCTTCAAATTCCGAATCAAGGCTTTTCGTTGCAGCGGGAAAAGGAGAGTTAGAGCAACTTACTAAATTTTTAGATGAAGGAGATTCTGTCGATAAACCGAATACAGGGGGATGGACAGCCCTGATGTTAGCTACAGCTGAAGAAAAAGCAAAATGCGTGATCAAACTATTAGAGATGGGAGCCAACCCTAATCTTATAAATTTATACGGATTATCCCCATTAATGCTCGCTGTTGGAAAGGGTAACGAACTTCTCGTTGACACCCTACTCATTTATGAGGCTGACCCTAACTTGTGTGGTCAAAATCAACAACCAGCACTTTCAGGAGCAACTGTCAGAGGACATACAGAAATTGTTGAAATGCTACTTGAGTCGGGAGCCAATCCTAATCAAAAAGACCCAGAGGGAAAAACAGCCTTATTTTATGGAGCACAAGAAGGACATAAAAATATTATCACCATACTCATTAAAAATGGTGCCGATGTTTCCATTGAAGACAACAGGGGTAATACCGCATTAATTTATGCAGAAAAGAACAAACAAGGTGAGACAGCTGCTATCCTTCGGCATGCAAGCCTTAAAAGAAAGAACTCCCCGCACCTCACCGAAGAGCTGTCATAG
- a CDS encoding ABC transporter substrate-binding protein: MTDRMEVVFLNPGKSDPSDPTGGFWLEVSSFMQAAADDLGIDLEVIYSERNHVLMVKEAEEVLSRKHLPDYLIVVNEKLAAGKIIAHADAKGVKVFNLLLDFYGDQAKTLGEPRGKYKNWIGGLVPDNRWAGYNLAKKLIEKAAEQGIAEKDVKLLPIAGDYVTQATLLRNAGLGYARADFFEAKILPEIHCLWRKDKAFDLVSKFLVRDPKVNVIWAANDPMALGAIEGIKENGLIPGKDVLVGGINWDKPALEAVREGSLAFSVGGHFMTGGWGLVMLYDYHHGYDFIGKAGPSIRKRIFCVVDEHNVERFLKRFGSRDWSNIDFRKFSKVYNKTNADYDFSVKALLKN; this comes from the coding sequence TTGACTGATAGGATGGAGGTTGTCTTTCTTAATCCCGGTAAATCTGATCCAAGTGATCCCACTGGTGGATTCTGGCTTGAGGTTAGTTCTTTCATGCAGGCCGCCGCAGATGATTTGGGTATAGATCTGGAAGTCATATATTCTGAGCGTAACCATGTGCTAATGGTTAAAGAGGCTGAAGAAGTACTTAGCCGTAAGCACCTTCCTGATTATCTTATAGTAGTTAACGAGAAGCTTGCTGCCGGGAAGATAATTGCCCATGCGGATGCAAAAGGAGTTAAGGTTTTCAATCTCTTATTGGATTTTTATGGCGATCAGGCCAAGACGCTGGGAGAACCTAGAGGGAAATACAAGAACTGGATTGGCGGTCTGGTCCCCGATAACCGTTGGGCCGGATATAATCTGGCAAAGAAGTTGATAGAAAAGGCCGCAGAGCAGGGTATTGCTGAAAAAGATGTGAAGCTTTTACCTATTGCCGGAGACTATGTTACTCAGGCAACTCTGCTCAGGAATGCCGGGTTGGGGTATGCCCGTGCCGATTTTTTCGAAGCAAAAATTCTTCCTGAAATTCATTGCTTGTGGCGCAAAGACAAGGCCTTTGATTTGGTAAGCAAATTTTTAGTACGTGACCCCAAAGTCAATGTTATCTGGGCGGCTAATGATCCTATGGCTCTGGGTGCCATTGAGGGCATAAAAGAGAATGGCCTAATTCCGGGCAAGGATGTCTTGGTCGGTGGAATAAATTGGGACAAACCTGCACTGGAGGCAGTAAGAGAAGGCTCTTTGGCTTTTTCGGTGGGTGGTCATTTTATGACAGGAGGCTGGGGGCTGGTCATGCTTTATGATTATCACCACGGCTATGATTTTATTGGAAAAGCAGGTCCATCGATCAGGAAGAGGATTTTTTGCGTTGTTGATGAACATAATGTGGAGCGTTTTTTAAAAAGATTTGGCTCCCGCGACTGGTCTAATATTGATTTCAGGAAATTTTCAAAAGTCTACAATAAGACAAACGCCGATTACGATTTTTCGGTGAAGGCTTTATTGAAGAATTAG
- the modA gene encoding molybdate ABC transporter substrate-binding protein encodes MKRISALILTPLLILLLALPLTASAADLMIAQAANFMPAMKEIIPAFKKASGLEVQATYTSTGKLYAQIVNGAPFDLFLAADERRPQKLFNDGLTETPFVYAKGKVVLWSKDKKNIGNSWQETIKAGKLNKIAIANTETAPYGTAAMIALQHAKLWEQVKPELVYAQSIAQAFQFASTGAADAGFCAYSSMFTPTGKKGRFAVVKEAPPVIQAACILKSSEHKIAAIKFVEFLSGPEATAIKKKYGYD; translated from the coding sequence ATGAAACGAATCAGTGCCCTCATCCTCACCCCGCTTTTGATCCTATTGCTTGCTTTGCCCCTTACAGCCAGCGCCGCCGACCTTATGATCGCGCAGGCAGCCAACTTCATGCCCGCCATGAAAGAAATCATCCCCGCTTTCAAAAAAGCCAGTGGCCTTGAAGTTCAAGCCACATACACCTCCACGGGAAAACTATACGCTCAGATAGTGAACGGTGCTCCCTTTGATCTCTTTCTAGCTGCGGATGAACGCCGTCCCCAGAAACTTTTTAACGATGGATTGACTGAAACACCATTCGTCTATGCCAAGGGCAAAGTGGTTCTCTGGTCTAAGGACAAGAAAAATATAGGAAATAGCTGGCAGGAAACAATAAAGGCCGGCAAGCTCAATAAAATTGCCATCGCCAACACAGAAACCGCCCCCTACGGAACCGCCGCAATGATCGCTTTGCAGCACGCAAAGCTCTGGGAGCAGGTCAAACCGGAACTCGTTTATGCCCAGTCCATTGCACAAGCTTTTCAGTTTGCTTCCACAGGGGCTGCAGATGCCGGATTCTGCGCGTACTCATCCATGTTCACCCCCACAGGCAAAAAAGGCCGCTTTGCAGTAGTAAAAGAAGCGCCTCCGGTAATTCAGGCCGCCTGTATTCTCAAATCATCTGAGCACAAAATTGCAGCCATAAAATTTGTTGAATTCCTGTCCGGCCCCGAAGCTACCGCCATCAAAAAAAAATACGGGTATGACTAA
- the modA gene encoding molybdate ABC transporter substrate-binding protein, with amino-acid sequence MKKISTLLLLILLAVPAAAQAKIVIASGAGYRSLVDKLTATYTAQSGNEVERVYGNMARVTAQARNSGSVDLVLGDKSFLEKADLDCCATQKVGRGRLVIAYPKGKSFNGSDDLLSKDVSRIALPDTKRAIYGKAAQQYLKNKKIFASLEPKLLMVATVPQSASYVVAGEVDYAFINLTHARKIKDSIGGFVIVDETTYSPISIIVEQMSNSEHTAECTAFMDFLKSEEARKIVAAHGMQD; translated from the coding sequence ATGAAAAAGATATCTACCCTGCTGCTTCTGATTCTGCTAGCTGTACCCGCTGCCGCCCAAGCAAAAATTGTCATTGCTTCAGGAGCGGGATACCGTTCACTGGTGGACAAACTGACTGCAACCTATACTGCTCAATCAGGAAACGAGGTCGAGCGGGTATACGGAAACATGGCCCGGGTCACAGCACAGGCCCGCAACAGCGGTTCTGTAGATCTGGTCCTCGGTGACAAATCTTTTCTGGAGAAAGCAGATCTCGACTGTTGCGCAACCCAAAAAGTAGGTCGGGGCCGACTGGTTATCGCTTATCCCAAAGGCAAAAGCTTTAACGGTTCAGACGACCTTCTTTCAAAGGACGTTTCACGCATCGCTCTGCCTGATACCAAGCGGGCCATTTACGGCAAAGCAGCACAGCAATATCTGAAAAATAAAAAAATCTTCGCCAGCCTTGAACCGAAACTGCTCATGGTTGCCACTGTGCCGCAATCGGCATCATACGTGGTGGCGGGTGAAGTGGACTATGCCTTCATTAACCTGACTCACGCCCGCAAAATCAAGGATTCCATCGGTGGATTCGTGATTGTGGACGAGACAACTTATTCGCCCATCTCCATTATTGTGGAACAGATGAGCAACTCCGAGCATACTGCAGAATGCACTGCATTCATGGACTTCCTGAAATCAGAGGAAGCACGCAAAATTGTAGCTGCCCACGGTATGCAGGACTAA
- a CDS encoding TOBE domain-containing protein, whose product MQNKGTGNKKSQAGESRLAPSKVFDVPENILHLDGRELSALEGEFRSWKDRVVRADYVRSRTRVYCLFLILRHTGAKLGEILGLDERSKIDLSKAVIMLGKDGHEREVPLPQSVCRELKGLIDGPMGSGLEGELFHLDPGYVRRIFYERADACGLERKKGAPSVLRRSRAVELLRNGVPLGVVRKVLGQSSADLAAVYQEWSSGDVKNIVRRMALEETALKSSARNTFIGQVSSVRRDGVLADVEFETAEGFTISSVITLESLYKLDLEAGVSVSATVKAPLVAVRPLRGKGTSSRNCVPAKVTSIKQTEILAEVSGESKGGVQMCALVTSWSIEEEGLAEGAEVEFCFKALSVVLHAV is encoded by the coding sequence GTGCAGAACAAAGGGACTGGAAATAAAAAATCTCAGGCTGGAGAAAGCAGGCTTGCTCCGTCGAAAGTATTTGATGTGCCTGAAAATATTCTTCATCTTGATGGTCGGGAACTATCTGCCCTCGAAGGAGAATTCCGCAGCTGGAAGGATAGGGTTGTACGTGCAGATTACGTCCGGTCCCGCACAAGGGTCTATTGCCTGTTTCTGATTCTGAGGCATACCGGAGCCAAGCTTGGTGAGATTCTCGGACTTGATGAGCGCAGCAAGATTGATCTTTCCAAGGCTGTAATTATGCTCGGCAAGGATGGACATGAGAGGGAAGTGCCTTTGCCGCAATCAGTCTGTCGTGAACTCAAGGGATTGATTGACGGTCCTATGGGAAGCGGGCTTGAGGGGGAACTTTTCCATCTTGACCCCGGCTATGTGCGGAGAATTTTTTATGAGCGGGCCGATGCCTGCGGACTGGAACGCAAAAAAGGCGCGCCTTCGGTGCTGCGCCGCTCACGGGCTGTGGAATTATTGCGTAACGGCGTTCCGTTGGGAGTGGTTCGTAAGGTTCTTGGGCAGTCTTCCGCAGATCTTGCAGCAGTCTATCAGGAATGGTCCTCCGGTGATGTGAAGAACATTGTCCGAAGAATGGCTCTTGAGGAGACCGCGCTTAAGTCCAGTGCCCGTAATACTTTTATTGGTCAGGTAAGTTCAGTGCGCCGTGACGGTGTGTTGGCAGATGTAGAATTTGAGACCGCCGAAGGATTTACTATCAGCTCGGTTATCACCCTAGAAAGTTTATACAAACTTGATCTTGAAGCTGGGGTTTCAGTTTCCGCTACAGTCAAAGCTCCACTGGTGGCGGTCCGTCCGCTAAGGGGAAAGGGCACAAGCTCCCGCAATTGCGTTCCTGCGAAAGTAACATCAATCAAACAGACAGAAATTCTGGCAGAAGTTTCCGGTGAATCCAAAGGCGGAGTCCAGATGTGTGCACTGGTGACCTCATGGTCAATTGAAGAAGAAGGTTTGGCTGAGGGTGCTGAGGTAGAGTTTTGCTTTAAGGCTTTATCTGTAGTTTTGCATGCAGTGTAA
- a CDS encoding ATP-binding cassette domain-containing protein — translation MTLKINIRKQLPNFALDVALNCKPGTLTAIVGPSGAGKSTLVRIIAGLERPDSGSISLNAKIWVDTATQNFAKPQQRGLGLVFQEYTLFPHLNVRKNVAFAAKDKGCVPGLLDKFGIAHIAESKPSNISGGERQRAAFCQALAREPVLLLLDEPFSALDIATREGLRKELRELKSELNIPIIHVTHDLEEAYYLADSIFVLENGQESPQWLERQRNRFCPEPKPHPHLELVGNL, via the coding sequence ATGACCCTGAAAATTAATATCCGAAAACAGCTGCCCAATTTTGCTTTGGATGTTGCCCTGAACTGTAAACCCGGCACCCTGACCGCTATCGTAGGTCCTTCCGGTGCCGGAAAAAGCACCTTGGTACGCATCATTGCCGGATTGGAAAGACCGGACAGCGGAAGCATCTCGCTTAACGCTAAGATATGGGTGGACACTGCCACACAAAACTTTGCCAAACCCCAGCAGCGGGGACTGGGTCTTGTTTTTCAGGAATACACTCTGTTCCCGCATCTTAATGTGCGCAAGAACGTAGCCTTTGCCGCAAAGGACAAGGGGTGCGTTCCCGGACTGCTGGATAAATTCGGAATCGCCCACATCGCTGAAAGCAAACCTTCCAATATCTCCGGCGGAGAACGCCAGAGAGCCGCTTTTTGTCAGGCTCTGGCCCGCGAACCTGTACTGCTGTTGCTTGATGAACCGTTCTCCGCACTGGATATCGCCACCCGCGAAGGACTGCGTAAGGAATTACGCGAACTGAAAAGTGAGTTGAACATCCCCATCATCCACGTAACCCATGATCTGGAAGAAGCCTACTATTTAGCCGACTCCATCTTCGTGCTCGAAAACGGACAGGAATCACCGCAGTGGCTGGAACGCCAGCGCAACAGATTCTGCCCTGAGCCTAAACCACATCCACACCTTGAACTTGTAGGAAATCTGTAA